The following are encoded together in the Cerasicoccus sp. TK19100 genome:
- the acnA gene encoding aconitate hydratase AcnA, with the protein MSDITDPFNVVRELADKGVYYSLPALEKSGVGPVSTLPVCIRIVLESVLRNCGTAGINEEDVKRLANWNAEKPAAEEVPFVVSRIVLQDFTGVPLLVDLAAMRDAVAELNKDAGLIEPLVPVDLVIDHSVQVDRAGTANAFVANLQREFERNIERYEFLKWGQQAFETFSVVPPAIGIVHQVNLEYLARVVFQKEIGGKNVLYPDSLVGTDSHTTMINGLGIVGWGVGGIEAEAGMLGQPVTFQTPEVIGVNLTGTLKEGVTATDLTLRITEMLRAEKVVGKFVEFYGEGAEALTLADRATIANMAPEYGATMGFFPVDDKSLDYLRATGRTEDQIALVKEFLDAQGLFGMPKAGEIKYTKSLDLDLATIVPSVAGPKRPQDRIDLDQLKSAWNTMLHAPIAEGGYGVSNENAKRTASVDASKDIERWRDEGGALVHTETLPEITHGSVLIAAITSCTNTSNPSVMLAAGLVAKKAVEKGLTVDPTVKCSLGPGSRVVTDYLNETGLSKYLDKLGFNLVGYGCTTCIGNSGPLDQSVEEAISEGELVTASVLSGNRNFEARVHGSIKANFLMSPPLVVAFALAGTVNFDMDNDPLGTDADGNPVYLRDIWPSHEEIQENILKGLKPEMFRQKYADLNSASPQWNDVQSSTGDIYDWNAKSTYIQQPPFFDGFGMKPGKIESFAGLRPMALLGDSVTTDHISPAGAIKPDSPAGKYLLDNGVEVREFNSYGSRRGNDRVMTRGTFANVRIRNEMADGKEGGYTKLQPDGEIMPIYDAAMKYKERGEGLIVIGGVDYGMGSSRDWAAKGTALLGVKAVVTKSYERIHRSNLIGMGVLPLCFKEGVDKDTLGLDGTEVFDIQGLGEDIKPGAEATLVIHRADGTEEKVTLDVRLDTQVEIEYYRNGGILTYVLRQLLDN; encoded by the coding sequence ATGTCAGACATCACCGACCCATTTAATGTCGTCCGTGAACTCGCCGACAAGGGAGTTTACTATTCACTGCCCGCGCTGGAAAAAAGCGGCGTAGGCCCGGTATCCACCTTGCCGGTTTGTATTCGTATCGTCCTGGAAAGCGTGCTGCGCAACTGCGGCACGGCAGGCATCAACGAAGAGGATGTGAAGCGATTGGCGAATTGGAACGCCGAGAAACCGGCCGCCGAAGAGGTGCCGTTTGTCGTCTCCCGCATTGTGCTGCAGGACTTTACCGGCGTGCCGTTGCTCGTCGACCTCGCAGCCATGCGCGACGCCGTTGCCGAGCTGAACAAAGACGCCGGGTTGATCGAGCCGCTGGTGCCGGTCGACCTGGTGATTGACCACTCCGTGCAGGTGGATCGCGCCGGCACGGCAAACGCTTTCGTGGCGAACCTGCAGCGGGAGTTCGAGCGCAACATCGAGCGCTACGAGTTCCTCAAGTGGGGGCAGCAGGCTTTTGAAACCTTTAGCGTGGTGCCACCCGCGATCGGCATTGTCCACCAGGTGAATCTGGAGTACCTGGCGCGGGTCGTTTTCCAAAAGGAAATTGGCGGCAAAAACGTGCTTTACCCGGACAGCCTTGTGGGCACCGACTCGCACACCACGATGATCAACGGCCTCGGCATTGTCGGCTGGGGCGTGGGCGGCATCGAGGCGGAAGCTGGTATGCTTGGCCAGCCGGTTACGTTCCAGACGCCGGAAGTGATCGGGGTAAACCTGACCGGCACGCTCAAAGAGGGCGTCACCGCGACGGACCTCACACTGCGCATCACGGAAATGCTCCGCGCCGAAAAGGTGGTGGGCAAGTTCGTGGAATTCTACGGCGAGGGTGCCGAGGCGCTCACGTTGGCCGACCGCGCAACCATCGCCAATATGGCCCCGGAATACGGCGCGACGATGGGCTTTTTCCCCGTCGACGACAAGTCGCTCGACTACCTGCGCGCCACCGGCCGCACGGAAGACCAGATTGCGCTGGTTAAAGAATTTTTGGACGCCCAGGGCCTCTTCGGCATGCCGAAGGCGGGCGAAATTAAATACACCAAAAGCCTCGACCTCGACCTGGCGACCATCGTGCCCAGCGTTGCTGGCCCAAAGCGACCGCAGGACCGCATCGATCTGGACCAGCTCAAGTCGGCCTGGAACACGATGCTCCATGCGCCGATTGCCGAAGGTGGTTATGGCGTCTCCAATGAGAACGCCAAACGCACGGCCTCCGTGGATGCCAGCAAAGACATCGAACGCTGGCGTGACGAGGGTGGGGCGCTGGTTCACACCGAGACGCTGCCGGAGATCACCCACGGCTCCGTGCTCATTGCGGCGATCACCAGCTGCACCAACACCTCGAACCCGTCCGTGATGCTGGCCGCCGGTTTGGTCGCGAAAAAAGCCGTCGAAAAAGGCCTGACCGTCGACCCGACCGTCAAATGCTCGCTCGGGCCGGGCTCCCGCGTGGTGACCGATTATTTGAACGAAACCGGGCTGAGCAAATACCTCGATAAGCTCGGCTTCAACCTCGTCGGCTACGGCTGCACGACCTGTATTGGCAACTCCGGGCCGCTGGACCAGTCTGTTGAGGAAGCCATTTCGGAGGGCGAGCTCGTGACGGCGTCAGTGCTCTCCGGTAACCGCAATTTCGAAGCCCGTGTCCATGGCTCCATTAAGGCGAATTTCCTGATGAGCCCCCCGCTGGTCGTGGCCTTCGCGCTGGCTGGCACGGTTAACTTCGACATGGACAACGACCCGCTCGGCACCGATGCAGACGGCAATCCCGTTTACCTGCGAGACATCTGGCCCAGCCACGAGGAAATCCAGGAAAACATCCTCAAGGGACTCAAGCCGGAGATGTTTCGCCAGAAGTATGCCGACCTCAACTCGGCCAGCCCTCAGTGGAATGACGTCCAGTCCTCGACGGGCGACATTTACGACTGGAACGCGAAGTCCACCTACATTCAGCAGCCGCCGTTCTTCGATGGCTTTGGCATGAAACCGGGCAAGATCGAGTCGTTTGCCGGTTTGCGCCCGATGGCGCTCCTGGGGGACTCGGTGACCACGGACCACATTTCGCCTGCTGGCGCGATCAAGCCCGACAGCCCGGCTGGTAAATACCTGCTCGATAACGGCGTCGAGGTGCGTGAGTTTAACAGCTACGGCTCTCGCCGTGGCAACGACCGCGTGATGACCCGCGGGACCTTCGCCAACGTCCGCATTCGCAACGAAATGGCCGACGGCAAGGAAGGCGGCTACACCAAGCTCCAGCCCGACGGCGAAATCATGCCCATCTACGATGCGGCCATGAAATACAAGGAGCGCGGTGAAGGACTGATCGTAATCGGCGGCGTCGATTACGGCATGGGTTCCTCCCGCGACTGGGCCGCCAAAGGCACGGCCTTGCTTGGTGTAAAGGCTGTGGTAACCAAGTCTTACGAACGTATTCACCGCAGCAATCTGATTGGTATGGGCGTCCTGCCGCTTTGCTTCAAGGAAGGCGTAGACAAGGATACGCTCGGTCTCGACGGGACAGAAGTCTTTGACATCCAAGGCTTAGGCGAAGATATCAAGCCCGGAGCCGAGGCCACTTTGGTCATCCATCGCGCGGATGGTACAGAGGAAAAAGTCACGCTCGATGTGAGGTTGGACACTCAAGTTGAGATTGAATATTACCGCAATGGTGGTATCTTAACTTATGTTTTGCGCCAATTGCTCGATAACTAA
- a CDS encoding STAS domain-containing protein, which yields MPETESPVFLIDAYSEPVILRIQGRASFLNCAPVRDFFDRVAEMGKRSVVIDFQDCTGMDSTFLGIMAGAALEFRKLTPPGDFTLVRLSQRNLELVRNLGLHRIMNVETGDFDMAFNQSDSLKNASQSEKDNAEMVLKAHECLVEADSSNQKKFQDVLSFLRLQVDKDTP from the coding sequence ATGCCCGAAACCGAAAGCCCAGTTTTTCTCATCGACGCTTATTCTGAGCCGGTGATTCTGCGCATTCAAGGCCGCGCCAGCTTCTTGAACTGCGCTCCCGTGCGCGATTTTTTCGACCGTGTGGCCGAGATGGGGAAGCGCAGCGTGGTGATTGATTTCCAGGATTGCACGGGGATGGACAGTACCTTCCTCGGCATTATGGCGGGTGCCGCATTGGAGTTTCGCAAGCTGACGCCTCCTGGGGATTTCACCTTGGTGCGCCTGAGCCAGCGGAACCTGGAGCTAGTCCGTAATCTTGGCCTGCACCGCATCATGAATGTGGAAACCGGTGATTTCGACATGGCCTTTAACCAGTCTGATTCGCTCAAGAATGCGAGCCAATCAGAAAAGGATAACGCCGAGATGGTGCTCAAGGCTCATGAGTGCCTCGTGGAAGCCGATAGTAGCAACCAGAAAAAATTTCAAGACGTGCTCTCTTTCCTGAGGCTGCAAGTCGATAAAGATACCCCGTAA
- a CDS encoding response regulator — translation MGSIGSWWEDFCSTAFMPHGHCYMWDPWILWLHVVANGMVVVAYCSIPFGLFYFVRRRRDLIYKNVFLLFALFILCCAATHAMAILTIWKPVYVAEGVVLLITGIVSMASAAVLFKLIPEALKLPNPQELRKTKHELQEEAKKLAQAEAASRMKSQFLANMSHEIRTPLNGLLGSIELLGDDPEMKQRFDTEIGIAQQSGENLLTIINDILDLAKIEAGKLELRNVPFDPAATIANIVELLRVKADVKNLKLQYDFADDMPTHVYGDPVRLSQICSNLLANAIKFTDEGQINVTLHVEEVENDTVCLSLVVRDTGIGIQQDKVFEIFESFSQVHGEINDERGGSGLGLAISNELARKMGGGLTVDSEVGVGSTFTALVRLGSPNSVHVTQQAKLRRSKKLTALPGKDKLQILVAEDNASSRHILRKMLLQDSVEVTAVTNGLEALEAFDENDFDLIIMDVRMPKMDGLAAIRKIRASRKDQEKTIPILVLTAYAMEEDQDRVINVGADAHLAKPYQKHELIAKVQQLLEHYHATVNYR, via the coding sequence ATGGGAAGCATTGGCAGTTGGTGGGAGGACTTCTGCAGCACGGCGTTTATGCCGCACGGGCACTGCTATATGTGGGATCCGTGGATATTGTGGTTGCATGTGGTTGCCAATGGTATGGTGGTCGTCGCCTATTGTTCGATTCCTTTTGGTCTATTTTACTTCGTGCGTCGTCGGCGGGATTTGATTTACAAGAACGTCTTTCTGCTCTTTGCGCTGTTCATCTTATGCTGTGCCGCGACTCATGCGATGGCGATCCTGACTATCTGGAAGCCGGTGTATGTGGCCGAGGGGGTTGTCCTGCTGATCACGGGGATTGTGTCAATGGCGAGCGCGGCGGTGCTCTTTAAGCTAATCCCTGAGGCGCTAAAGCTGCCCAATCCGCAAGAGTTGCGAAAAACGAAACATGAGCTGCAGGAAGAGGCCAAGAAATTGGCCCAGGCAGAGGCGGCGAGCCGGATGAAATCTCAATTTTTGGCCAATATGTCGCACGAAATTCGTACGCCGCTCAACGGTCTGCTGGGCTCAATCGAACTGCTGGGCGATGACCCCGAGATGAAACAGCGTTTTGACACGGAGATCGGCATCGCTCAGCAATCCGGGGAGAATCTCCTGACGATTATTAATGACATTCTCGACCTGGCCAAAATCGAAGCGGGTAAATTAGAATTGCGAAATGTTCCGTTTGATCCGGCAGCGACCATCGCCAATATCGTAGAGCTGCTGCGCGTGAAGGCCGACGTGAAAAATCTGAAACTTCAATATGACTTTGCCGACGACATGCCAACACACGTCTATGGTGATCCGGTGCGCTTGTCGCAGATTTGCAGTAACCTCCTGGCCAATGCCATCAAATTCACCGATGAGGGGCAAATCAACGTAACCCTGCACGTTGAAGAGGTGGAGAACGATACCGTATGCCTGAGTCTGGTGGTGCGCGATACCGGTATCGGAATACAGCAGGATAAAGTTTTTGAGATTTTTGAATCATTTAGCCAGGTGCATGGCGAAATCAATGATGAGCGCGGCGGCTCGGGTCTCGGGCTGGCGATTTCCAATGAGCTGGCCCGAAAGATGGGTGGTGGTTTGACCGTGGACAGTGAAGTCGGCGTCGGGTCGACGTTCACTGCGCTGGTGCGCCTCGGTTCCCCCAATTCCGTGCATGTGACGCAGCAGGCCAAGCTGCGCCGGAGTAAAAAGCTCACGGCGCTACCCGGTAAAGACAAACTCCAGATCCTAGTGGCCGAGGATAATGCTTCCAGTCGCCACATCCTGCGTAAAATGCTGTTACAAGATTCGGTGGAAGTAACGGCTGTGACCAATGGTCTGGAGGCGCTGGAAGCTTTTGATGAAAACGACTTCGATCTGATCATCATGGACGTGCGCATGCCCAAAATGGACGGCCTGGCGGCAATTCGGAAGATTCGCGCTTCCAGGAAGGACCAGGAGAAAACGATTCCTATCCTGGTGTTGACCGCCTATGCGATGGAGGAGGATCAGGACCGCGTTATCAATGTCGGCGCGGATGCTCACTTGGCTAAGCCTTACCAAAAGCACGAGTTAATTGCCAAGGTCCAGCAATTGCTGGAGCATTACCACGCCACGGTTAATTACCGGTAA
- the ilvE gene encoding branched-chain-amino-acid transaminase, with the protein MKVYMNGDFVDQADAKVSVFDHGFLYGDGIFEGIRLYNGNVYKLDEHLERLEFSARAIMLEMPWTRAEIAEAVCESCRVNNLTNGYIRLIVSRGVGSLGLSPKSCANPQLIIIADQIQLYPKEFYTDGLKVITVATRRNSPAALPPMIKSLNYLNNILAKIEAGNLGYVEAFMLNDQGYVAECTGDNVFIVQGGKIFTPPVNAGSLTGITRQAVLEIAKDIGIEVVETNLTRYDLWIAKECFLSGTAAEVVPVVEIDGRPIGDGKPGALTKRVLEAFHGRVSQDGVRI; encoded by the coding sequence ATGAAAGTTTACATGAATGGCGATTTTGTAGACCAGGCGGACGCCAAGGTCTCGGTTTTTGATCACGGTTTCCTCTACGGTGACGGGATTTTTGAGGGTATCCGCCTCTACAATGGCAACGTCTACAAGCTCGATGAGCACCTGGAGCGTTTGGAGTTTTCCGCGCGCGCCATCATGCTTGAGATGCCTTGGACCCGCGCCGAGATCGCGGAAGCCGTTTGCGAATCCTGCCGGGTAAATAACCTCACCAACGGCTACATCCGCCTGATCGTTTCTCGCGGCGTTGGTTCATTGGGTCTGTCACCCAAGAGCTGTGCGAACCCGCAGTTGATCATCATCGCTGACCAGATCCAGCTGTATCCCAAGGAGTTTTACACCGACGGCCTGAAGGTCATCACCGTGGCGACGCGTCGCAACAGCCCGGCTGCGCTGCCGCCGATGATCAAGAGCCTGAACTACCTGAACAACATTCTCGCCAAAATCGAGGCCGGCAACCTGGGCTACGTCGAGGCTTTCATGCTCAACGATCAGGGCTACGTGGCCGAGTGCACCGGGGACAACGTCTTCATCGTGCAGGGGGGCAAGATTTTCACCCCGCCGGTCAATGCCGGTTCGCTGACGGGTATTACCCGCCAGGCGGTTCTTGAAATCGCGAAAGACATTGGTATTGAGGTGGTTGAGACCAATCTGACGCGTTACGATCTCTGGATTGCCAAAGAATGCTTCCTCTCCGGAACGGCCGCAGAAGTGGTGCCCGTGGTGGAGATTGACGGTCGCCCGATTGGCGACGGCAAACCGGGGGCCCTGACCAAGCGCGTGCTGGAGGCTTTCCACGGCCGCGTTTCCCAGGATGGCGTGCGCATTTAG
- a CDS encoding prepilin-type N-terminal cleavage/methylation domain-containing protein: protein MLTSHPITQETSKQRHGFTLVELLVVIAIIAILSAIVFGLSRGVAVKQANTKAEAELQTLGSALEAYKLKYGDYPWIGADTDGTELYKHLTGALRMKATGNGTVTYENADGVPFIDSGAFTTAGSNSEKYIIDPWGQPYRYYYRNSSNGNSWSYPTFILMSVGPDGQTASGSSNLARGDIRSSYFEEGGANAYNLDNLVYGVEF from the coding sequence ATGCTTACTTCCCACCCCATTACCCAGGAAACTTCAAAGCAGCGCCACGGTTTCACTTTGGTGGAATTGTTGGTGGTCATTGCGATCATCGCTATCCTGTCCGCGATTGTCTTTGGCTTGTCTCGCGGTGTCGCCGTCAAGCAGGCTAATACCAAGGCCGAGGCCGAGCTGCAAACGCTGGGCAGCGCCTTGGAAGCGTATAAGCTCAAATACGGCGACTACCCTTGGATCGGCGCGGATACCGATGGTACGGAGCTTTACAAACACCTGACGGGTGCCCTTCGCATGAAGGCGACTGGCAATGGCACGGTAACGTATGAAAATGCTGACGGCGTTCCATTTATTGACTCGGGTGCTTTCACCACGGCCGGATCAAACAGCGAGAAGTATATCATTGATCCGTGGGGGCAGCCGTATCGCTACTATTACCGAAATTCGAGTAACGGAAACTCCTGGTCCTATCCGACCTTTATCCTGATGTCCGTCGGCCCTGATGGTCAAACGGCCTCGGGTAGCAGCAACCTGGCAAGAGGGGACATCCGCAGCTCATATTTTGAAGAAGGCGGTGCCAACGCCTACAATCTCGATAATCTCGTTTACGGAGTCGAATTTTAA
- a CDS encoding type II secretion system protein: MRKHYTPKNRRGFTLVELLTVVAIIGILAGILIPVVGGAKKNALKAKSKAQFSGWATALEAYKNEYGYFPRGTTLNLNSATAENIGGSATKHDEFISALSGRKPNGDKLTDRTVNRKAIGFYSFGASEFDENDNLADAFGNTNINIMVDHDGDGIIDMSGASLPSDIEVEDSASKLRARVAIWTTEQNGEFENVATWK; this comes from the coding sequence ATGAGAAAACATTACACCCCTAAGAATCGTCGTGGCTTTACTCTGGTTGAGTTGCTCACCGTTGTTGCCATCATTGGTATTCTTGCGGGCATCCTGATCCCGGTGGTCGGTGGTGCCAAGAAGAACGCGCTGAAGGCCAAGTCCAAGGCTCAATTCAGTGGATGGGCGACCGCACTTGAGGCCTACAAAAATGAGTATGGCTACTTCCCCCGGGGCACTACATTGAATTTGAACAGTGCCACAGCCGAAAATATCGGTGGCTCGGCGACCAAGCACGATGAATTCATCAGTGCTTTGAGCGGTCGCAAGCCCAATGGTGATAAGCTGACTGACCGCACCGTGAACCGAAAAGCTATCGGCTTCTACTCGTTTGGTGCCTCGGAATTTGATGAAAACGATAACCTTGCCGACGCTTTTGGAAACACCAACATCAACATCATGGTGGATCACGATGGCGACGGCATTATCGACATGAGTGGTGCATCGCTCCCCTCGGATATCGAGGTTGAAGACAGCGCCAGCAAGCTGCGCGCCCGTGTCGCGATTTGGACCACGGAACAGAACGGTGAATTTGAAAACGTGGCAACCTGGAAATAG
- a CDS encoding type II secretion system protein: MTVSKATMRRNGFSLVELLAVIAIVAVMAAIIGVSVPNNSGVNMKSGQSSAMGMFQAARTVASMRRTEARVIIFADQPNGTDTDREKKFLRYMGVVYWDEDTNAWVPANAGVYLPQNVFYVPDGAAGSLMKAGTDYTSSDIMESDPAAPTTMSLAYPNTNDSANNWYYYAFDNSGAARSDQDVAQGPPTNFAGRSVVFTAGSYGLDSSGNAEVTVNNPYLAKGFVIRRIGGVLNLDEYDQIEKNQN, encoded by the coding sequence ATGACTGTAAGCAAAGCAACCATGCGCCGTAATGGGTTCTCCCTGGTGGAACTTCTGGCTGTTATCGCGATTGTTGCGGTGATGGCAGCTATCATTGGCGTAAGTGTGCCCAACAATTCTGGCGTCAATATGAAGTCGGGCCAAAGCTCGGCAATGGGCATGTTTCAGGCGGCGCGGACCGTGGCGTCTATGCGCCGGACCGAGGCCCGGGTCATTATTTTCGCCGACCAACCCAACGGTACAGACACGGATCGCGAAAAGAAATTCCTCCGCTACATGGGCGTGGTTTACTGGGATGAAGACACAAATGCATGGGTCCCGGCCAATGCAGGTGTTTATCTGCCGCAAAATGTTTTCTACGTGCCCGATGGCGCTGCCGGCTCGTTGATGAAGGCTGGCACCGATTATACCTCATCCGATATCATGGAAAGCGATCCCGCTGCGCCAACTACGATGTCTTTGGCATACCCAAACACCAATGATTCGGCGAACAATTGGTATTACTATGCCTTCGACAACAGTGGTGCTGCCCGTAGCGACCAGGATGTCGCCCAAGGACCTCCCACAAATTTCGCTGGTCGCTCGGTAGTCTTTACTGCGGGTAGTTACGGATTGGACTCGAGTGGCAACGCCGAGGTTACCGTGAATAATCCTTATCTGGCTAAGGGCTTTGTTATTCGCCGAATTGGTGGCGTGCTTAACCTTGATGAATACGATCAAATCGAGAAGAATCAGAATTAA
- a CDS encoding prepilin-type N-terminal cleavage/methylation domain-containing protein — MKKHAKQARGFTLIEILAATGIMTVVILIVLSLTTNVLSVWNKSTGQLTSNYEARIALDVLETDLGTMVLRNRDFCWVQVRYKPPKKGGLEYTDAIPEMPELYFLARVEDRPRYSGSGGVNSYATNTVYGDICAVAYRMVYQDPVTKGTSVPTDFPMFGLYRFVVDSESTFTDIMSQTSDTPGEPLKLYDMMDANKFGYIDETGLKVPKGSSPGVDSLILEMENFLAAGIVDLSVIFWYSTIDSTTGRLDYRAITNTGDASGTPLDFIYTDRLIIDQKPGESGTLEFVDISLTVISPEGMSIMHDVDKMSGSIDVGGWHDLVAQYGQTYTRRVQIMAKPL; from the coding sequence ATGAAGAAACACGCTAAACAAGCGCGCGGTTTTACCCTCATCGAAATTCTTGCCGCCACCGGCATCATGACGGTGGTCATCCTGATCGTGCTCAGCCTCACGACCAATGTGCTGTCGGTCTGGAATAAGTCCACCGGCCAGCTGACATCCAATTATGAGGCGCGTATTGCGCTGGATGTGCTCGAAACCGATTTGGGCACAATGGTACTGCGTAATCGTGATTTCTGCTGGGTGCAGGTTAGGTATAAACCACCGAAAAAGGGCGGTTTGGAATACACGGACGCAATTCCCGAAATGCCGGAGCTTTACTTTCTCGCCCGCGTGGAAGACCGTCCGCGCTACAGTGGTAGTGGCGGTGTCAATAGCTATGCCACCAACACGGTGTATGGCGACATTTGTGCGGTGGCCTACCGTATGGTTTATCAGGATCCGGTGACCAAGGGCACAAGCGTTCCAACTGATTTTCCGATGTTCGGACTCTACCGCTTTGTCGTCGATTCGGAATCGACGTTCACCGATATCATGTCGCAAACCAGTGATACTCCGGGGGAGCCGCTGAAGCTTTATGATATGATGGATGCTAACAAGTTCGGCTATATCGATGAGACCGGCTTAAAGGTCCCCAAGGGCTCAAGCCCCGGCGTCGATTCGCTGATTCTGGAGATGGAGAATTTTCTCGCCGCCGGTATTGTCGATCTGAGCGTGATCTTCTGGTATTCCACTATCGATTCAACCACGGGACGGCTGGACTATCGTGCGATCACCAACACGGGAGACGCAAGCGGAACCCCGTTAGATTTCATATACACCGACCGTTTGATCATTGACCAAAAGCCCGGTGAATCCGGCACTCTGGAATTTGTCGATATCTCGCTGACGGTTATCTCGCCCGAGGGCATGAGCATCATGCACGACGTCGATAAAATGAGCGGATCGATCGATGTGGGTGGCTGGCATGACTTGGTTGCCCAGTATGGTCAGACTTACACGCGCCGAGTACAGATCATGGCTAAGCCGCTGTAA
- a CDS encoding 1,4-dihydroxy-2-naphthoate polyprenyltransferase produces the protein MKIGAWILAARPKTLPAAIAPVLVGAALAAHDGVFETAPAVICLFFALLIQIGTNFANDYFDFVQGADTEERIGPTRAVAAGLISPAAMRTATILVLVLAFCVGLALVFWGGWWLVAIGLLSIVCAVAYTGGPYPLGYNGLGDVFVFIFFGLVAVGFTYYVQAGSFSTVAWLLGAGVGALSTNLLVVNNYRDVDTDRVAGKRTLVVRFGRPVAWTQYCASVLLAFGIPASLALTGFGVTLFMPLIMTPFAIFLCVLLKRSRTRADFQLVLAQTAKLLLFYSGLVSIGLVL, from the coding sequence ATGAAGATCGGCGCCTGGATATTGGCGGCGCGGCCTAAGACGTTGCCCGCCGCGATTGCTCCAGTATTGGTTGGCGCAGCCTTGGCGGCGCATGACGGCGTGTTTGAAACCGCGCCGGCAGTGATCTGCCTATTTTTCGCCTTGTTGATCCAGATCGGCACCAATTTTGCCAACGACTACTTCGACTTCGTGCAGGGCGCGGACACCGAGGAGCGCATTGGGCCCACCCGCGCGGTGGCGGCTGGTTTGATTTCTCCTGCGGCGATGCGCACCGCCACGATTCTTGTGCTGGTGCTGGCGTTTTGCGTGGGGCTGGCCTTGGTGTTTTGGGGCGGTTGGTGGCTGGTGGCCATTGGCCTGCTGAGCATTGTTTGCGCCGTGGCCTATACGGGTGGTCCTTACCCGTTGGGCTACAATGGCTTGGGCGACGTCTTCGTGTTTATATTCTTCGGGCTCGTGGCGGTTGGTTTCACTTATTACGTGCAGGCTGGCAGCTTTTCGACGGTGGCTTGGCTGCTGGGAGCCGGGGTTGGGGCGTTGTCGACGAATCTGCTCGTGGTGAATAATTACCGCGATGTCGATACCGACCGCGTCGCTGGAAAGCGCACTTTGGTGGTTCGCTTTGGTCGCCCGGTGGCTTGGACCCAATACTGCGCTAGCGTCCTCTTGGCTTTTGGCATCCCGGCAAGCTTGGCTCTCACTGGCTTTGGGGTGACACTGTTTATGCCGCTGATCATGACGCCCTTTGCGATATTTTTATGCGTGCTGCTTAAGCGAAGCCGCACCCGGGCCGACTTCCAGCTCGTCCTGGCGCAAACGGCAAAGCTGCTGCTTTTCTACAGCGGCCTCGTTTCGATCGGGCTCGTGCTGTAG
- the trxA gene encoding thioredoxin, with amino-acid sequence MATSEKIKELDSSSFDSEVLEASTPVLVDFWAPWCGPCKMLAPILDELAGELDGKIKICKVDVEENTDLAAKYGVNRLPTMLVYKDGAVADQIIGMTSKAELSDRLAKLA; translated from the coding sequence ATGGCAACATCAGAAAAAATTAAAGAACTCGACTCAAGCAGCTTCGACAGCGAAGTCCTGGAAGCCAGCACTCCCGTGCTCGTAGACTTCTGGGCACCGTGGTGCGGCCCTTGCAAAATGCTGGCACCCATCCTCGATGAGCTCGCCGGAGAACTCGACGGCAAGATCAAGATATGCAAGGTCGACGTGGAAGAAAACACCGACCTTGCCGCCAAGTATGGCGTCAATCGCCTGCCCACCATGCTCGTTTACAAGGACGGTGCGGTGGCAGACCAGATCATTGGCATGACCAGCAAGGCCGAACTTAGCGACCGCCTTGCGAAGCTCGCTTAA